The proteins below are encoded in one region of Methanosarcina barkeri 3:
- a CDS encoding MEDS domain-containing protein, with product MRNRNRISGIDIIEDVPWGIHFCQFCQTKEDLIDITVPYFKAGLENNEFCLWIVSELIDEDEAKEALKVDIPNIDAYLQNGQIEIISYTYWHTEENALDPQTISNYLIEKTVEALASGYDGLRYSGNDFMSHEKLLDSVIGKYPIMALCTYPVDRCSAVEILDLIANHRFTLAKKEGKWEKIESSGKNTNNCWQTEKILQESEDKYKAVFDSSLDGIFITIPDGTILAANAAACQMFGMTEKELIQAGRNGTVGASSPELKYFLEERARTGRFKGELDHKRKDGTTFPGEISSSFFKDKNGLTKGVLIIRDVTKRKEAEAKLKETLDNLDKLVKERTAELQKAYDSLKKSERNLAEAQEMAHIGSWERDFATNELHWSDETYRIFGLKPQESKVDYNTFLSYVRPEDRDLIENAVKEALKGKPFDIYYRIITANGEERIVHEKAEVVFDERKNPSRIIGTIQDITKHRKAEEKIQNLANVVESSAEAIITESFDGIVTSWNKGAEQVYGYSVKEVIGKSILILEPPTLTGEIEKLCK from the coding sequence ATGAGAAACCGCAACCGAATTTCTGGTATTGATATTATTGAGGACGTACCTTGGGGAATACATTTCTGCCAGTTCTGCCAGACAAAAGAAGATTTAATTGACATAACTGTTCCCTATTTTAAAGCAGGACTGGAAAATAACGAGTTTTGTTTGTGGATCGTATCAGAACTTATAGATGAAGATGAAGCAAAAGAAGCTTTAAAAGTAGATATTCCGAATATTGACGCTTATCTACAAAATGGGCAAATCGAGATTATTTCCTATACTTACTGGCACACGGAAGAGAATGCTTTAGATCCACAAACGATATCAAATTACTTAATTGAAAAAACCGTTGAAGCTCTTGCCAGTGGATACGATGGTTTGAGGTATAGCGGAAATGACTTCATGAGCCATGAAAAATTACTGGACTCTGTCATAGGCAAATACCCGATAATGGCTCTTTGCACCTATCCAGTTGACAGGTGTAGTGCAGTTGAGATCCTGGATCTTATTGCAAACCACAGGTTTACTTTGGCTAAAAAAGAAGGTAAGTGGGAGAAAATAGAAAGTTCAGGGAAGAACACTAATAACTGCTGGCAAACCGAAAAAATACTTCAAGAAAGTGAGGATAAATATAAGGCAGTATTCGATAGTAGCCTCGATGGCATTTTTATTACAATCCCGGACGGAACGATTCTTGCAGCCAACGCAGCTGCCTGTCAGATGTTTGGGATGACAGAGAAAGAACTTATTCAAGCCGGAAGAAATGGAACTGTCGGTGCATCTAGTCCAGAGCTTAAATATTTCCTGGAGGAAAGAGCCAGGACAGGCAGATTCAAAGGGGAACTTGACCACAAACGAAAGGATGGGACGACCTTTCCAGGTGAGATATCGAGTTCGTTTTTCAAAGATAAAAATGGCCTCACTAAAGGAGTCCTGATCATCAGAGATGTTACCAAGCGTAAAGAAGCAGAAGCTAAGTTGAAAGAGACACTTGATAACTTAGATAAACTGGTTAAAGAACGTACAGCAGAGCTTCAAAAAGCTTATGATTCATTGAAAAAAAGTGAAAGAAATCTTGCTGAAGCTCAAGAAATGGCTCATATTGGAAGTTGGGAACGAGACTTTGCAACTAATGAACTTCACTGGTCTGATGAAACATATCGTATTTTTGGACTTAAACCACAGGAGTCAAAAGTAGATTACAATACCTTCTTAAGTTATGTGCGTCCAGAAGATCGAGACCTCATAGAAAATGCCGTTAAAGAAGCATTAAAAGGAAAGCCCTTTGATATTTATTACAGAATTATCACAGCCAATGGGGAAGAGCGCATAGTCCATGAGAAAGCTGAAGTTGTTTTTGATGAGAGAAAAAATCCTTCTCGAATTATTGGAACAATTCAAGATATAACCAAGCATAGGAAAGCTGAAGAAAAAATTCAGAATTTAGCTAATGTTGTCGAATCATCAGCTGAAGCCATTATAACTGAGTCTTTTGACGGTATTGTCACAAGCTGGAACAAAGGAGCAGAACAGGTTTATGGTTATTCGGTGAAAGAAGTTATAGGAAAGTCCATATTAATCTTAGAGCCACCTACATTAACAGGAGAAATAGAAAAATTATGTAAATAG
- a CDS encoding PAS domain S-box protein has protein sequence MRKDGKLINVSLTIFPVFDNQGKINAVSVIATDITGRKEAEEKLRESEEKYRNIVETSNEGIYLVDNEAKITYANKTMETSGFTLEEIIGRPIWDFISEESKPVAKKSFEKKRKGIDDSYELKLVRKDGSFIWGLISAKSLFNKEGKFIGYLGMLTDITERKKAEEILANLETARKKEIHHRIKNNLQVISSLLDLQAEQFKNRECIGNSEVLEAFRESQDRVISMALIHEELYRGKELDKLNFSPYIEELASTLFHTYRLGNTSISLSMDLEDDLFFDIDTAVPLGIIVNELVSNSLKHAFSDRERGEIRIKLHREKTTGFEIENRESTSTSFILTISDNGVGIPENLNIEDLDSLGMQLVTSLVDQLDGELELKRDGGTEFTIRFG, from the coding sequence TTGAGAAAGGACGGGAAGCTAATAAACGTTTCACTTACTATTTTTCCGGTTTTTGACAACCAGGGAAAGATAAACGCTGTCTCGGTCATTGCTACGGACATAACTGGAAGAAAAGAAGCAGAAGAAAAACTGAGAGAAAGTGAGGAAAAGTACCGCAACATTGTTGAAACTTCTAACGAAGGTATATACTTAGTAGATAATGAAGCTAAGATTACTTACGCTAACAAAACGATGGAAACTTCAGGATTCACTCTGGAGGAGATTATCGGTAGACCTATATGGGACTTTATTAGTGAGGAAAGCAAGCCTGTTGCCAAAAAGAGTTTTGAAAAGAAGCGAAAGGGCATCGATGATAGTTATGAATTGAAGTTAGTGCGTAAGGACGGTTCATTTATATGGGGACTTATAAGCGCTAAATCTCTTTTCAATAAGGAAGGCAAGTTCATAGGCTATCTGGGTATGTTAACTGACATTACTGAACGCAAGAAAGCTGAAGAAATTCTGGCAAATCTTGAAACTGCCCGTAAAAAGGAAATTCATCATAGAATTAAGAATAACCTTCAGGTAATCTCTTCCTTGCTGGATCTGCAGGCTGAACAGTTCAAAAACAGAGAGTGTATTGGGAATTCCGAAGTTCTCGAAGCCTTTAGAGAAAGCCAGGACAGAGTCATATCTATGGCTCTTATTCATGAAGAATTATACAGAGGTAAAGAGCTTGATAAACTTAACTTTTCGCCGTACATTGAAGAACTCGCCAGTACTCTTTTCCATACATACAGGCTTGGGAATACCAGTATCAGTTTAAGTATGGATCTGGAAGATGACCTTTTCTTTGATATCGATACTGCAGTCCCGTTAGGAATAATTGTCAATGAACTTGTCTCCAATTCCCTTAAACATGCATTTTCTGACAGGGAGAGGGGAGAAATTCGAATCAAACTTCATAGGGAAAAAACCACCGGATTTGAAATAGAAAACCGCGAAAGTACCAGTACAAGTTTCATTCTGACTATTTCCGATAACGGTGTAGGAATTCCTGAAAATCTCAATATTGAAGACCTTGATAGTCTTGGAATGCAGCTGGTAACTTCTCTGGTAGATCAATTAGATGGCGAACTTGAACTGAAAAGAGATGGTGGAACGGAATTTACTATAAGGTTCGGTTAA
- a CDS encoding tetratricopeptide repeat protein: MANNFKENRNERQGKPGRTNKTGKTDGAGKISGSGKTDGAGKINGSGKTEGTGKINRSGKTDRTGKIKGVDKTGKSDRTGRTGRGISRKSAGRTDKAETFYDRLSKALKPYEKALEKKPEDPAAWAGKAAVFLKYRRYSDSLKAIKKALEIEPENPHYLYEKAFVLLQLNREGDALQVFDRLLEIKPDSDKSWNLKTSVLCRLNQHEKALADSEKALSANLKLAGAWHAKGSVLADLGRYEEAIEAYDATLKLNPNLARALMDKGFALYNLNRPVEAMIAYDSALKINPDNAKTWVGTGLVHLKLGKYKRALAACNKAISIKPDSSDAWYCKGMVLSGLDKNEEALRALDRALRLSPDHIEAKNALASVNSKLGIVLDEDEEERMENEKLKVKRNVWTRKKPTSEIIKKSLGQEKEKRGKTSRKNLRAKKK; encoded by the coding sequence ATGGCAAACAATTTTAAAGAAAATAGAAACGAAAGACAAGGAAAACCAGGTAGAACAAACAAGACCGGTAAAACAGATGGAGCAGGCAAAATAAGCGGGTCAGGCAAAACAGATGGAGCAGGCAAAATAAACGGGTCAGGCAAAACAGAAGGAACAGGCAAAATAAACAGGTCAGGCAAAACAGATAGAACAGGTAAAATAAAAGGGGTAGACAAAACAGGTAAAAGTGACAGGACAGGCAGGACAGGCAGGGGAATAAGTAGGAAAAGTGCAGGCAGAACCGATAAAGCTGAGACATTTTATGACCGTCTGAGTAAAGCTCTCAAACCCTATGAAAAAGCCCTTGAGAAAAAACCTGAAGATCCTGCAGCCTGGGCTGGTAAGGCAGCAGTGTTTCTAAAGTATAGAAGGTACAGTGACTCCCTAAAGGCAATTAAAAAAGCTCTTGAAATCGAGCCTGAAAACCCTCACTACCTCTACGAAAAAGCTTTTGTCCTCCTGCAGCTCAACAGGGAAGGAGATGCGTTACAGGTCTTTGACAGGTTGCTCGAGATAAAACCTGACAGTGACAAATCCTGGAATCTCAAAACTTCAGTCCTTTGCAGGCTAAATCAGCATGAAAAAGCTCTGGCAGACTCTGAAAAAGCTCTTTCTGCCAATCTGAAGCTTGCAGGAGCCTGGCATGCAAAAGGTTCCGTGCTTGCGGACCTGGGCCGATATGAAGAAGCTATAGAAGCCTATGATGCCACACTTAAGCTTAACCCGAACCTTGCAAGAGCCCTGATGGATAAAGGTTTTGCCCTATATAACCTGAACAGACCTGTGGAAGCCATGATAGCTTATGACTCTGCCCTCAAAATAAACCCTGACAATGCAAAAACCTGGGTAGGGACAGGGCTTGTCCACCTCAAACTCGGCAAATATAAAAGAGCACTTGCAGCCTGTAACAAAGCTATTTCAATAAAGCCAGATTCTTCCGATGCCTGGTACTGTAAAGGCATGGTCCTTTCCGGTCTGGATAAAAATGAAGAAGCTCTCAGAGCCCTTGACAGAGCTCTCAGGCTCAGTCCGGACCATATCGAGGCTAAAAACGCCCTTGCTTCCGTAAATTCCAAGCTCGGAATAGTTCTCGATGAAGATGAAGAAGAAAGAATGGAAAACGAGAAGCTGAAAGTGAAGCGAAACGTGTGGACAAGAAAAAAGCCAACAAGCGAAATTATAAAGAAAAGTCTGGGTCAGGAAAAAGAGAAAAGAGGAAAAACTAGCAGGAAGAATTTACGAGCAAAGAAAAAGTAA
- a CDS encoding class I SAM-dependent methyltransferase, with protein sequence MLHNFFHVFSQPLKPPLFEPGELRFWDDPYISKSMLEAHLNQTHDGASRRNAEIEKTVCHLITSGFLKTGDRVLDLGCGPGLYSSKLCLEGMKVTGIDFSQRSADYARAQAKKSCHNIDYICADFFNIDYEGTFDAVLQVYGEICTFSDEKRDLLLSLVHRALKDNGVFVFDVSTRELRMREGRKNMWYFSEGGFWRPGRHLVLEMGFDYPENDTWLNQYIIVDEDGTVKVYRLWLHDYSFETISKTLEKSGFKVEQAWNSLSGELYRKGGDWIAIAARKA encoded by the coding sequence ATGCTCCATAATTTTTTCCACGTATTCTCTCAACCTTTAAAACCCCCTCTTTTCGAACCTGGCGAGCTTCGCTTCTGGGATGATCCATACATTTCGAAAAGCATGCTTGAAGCCCACCTTAACCAGACCCATGATGGAGCAAGCCGAAGAAATGCTGAGATCGAAAAAACAGTTTGCCACCTCATAACTTCAGGGTTCCTGAAAACCGGAGACAGGGTACTTGATCTAGGCTGCGGGCCAGGGCTGTACAGCAGCAAGCTGTGCCTTGAAGGCATGAAAGTAACCGGTATCGACTTTTCCCAAAGATCTGCAGACTATGCACGGGCTCAGGCTAAAAAAAGTTGTCATAATATCGATTATATCTGTGCAGACTTTTTCAACATCGATTATGAAGGGACCTTTGATGCCGTTCTTCAGGTCTATGGGGAAATCTGCACCTTTTCCGATGAAAAACGTGACCTGCTGCTGAGCCTTGTCCACAGGGCACTTAAAGACAACGGAGTTTTCGTCTTTGATGTGTCCACAAGAGAATTACGCATGCGGGAAGGACGCAAGAACATGTGGTATTTTTCAGAAGGTGGATTCTGGAGACCAGGCAGGCATCTTGTGCTGGAAATGGGCTTTGATTACCCGGAAAATGACACCTGGCTAAATCAGTATATAATAGTGGATGAAGATGGGACTGTAAAGGTTTACAGGTTATGGCTGCATGACTATTCCTTTGAAACTATAAGCAAGACTCTTGAAAAGAGCGGGTTTAAAGTTGAACAGGCATGGAATAGTTTATCCGGAGAGTTATACCGGAAAGGCGGGGACTGGATAGCGATAGCTGCAAGAAAAGCATAA
- a CDS encoding M20/M25/M40 family metallo-hydrolase has protein sequence MPGTEVASELLLISKTEEPELKILDDFFEPKAVHDHFMELTTRYHPSGEENQVREYVIECARKIEGVEVIHYDSEAKDPGERVIVLRRKGSGDHISDPYVTLQAHMDMVCSPDKNIFPLKVFGYLDNEGAKWIKAGDTDSITDPKKGTTLGADDGIGVATILAILEDNDLKDYPIECFFTVQEETDMGGAANFDKSLLIGRKYINVDAEVVDTIIYGSAGGCNVRYEGNLALSSVPCGYTNLKLSISGLLGGHSGININSGRLNAIKVLTEILIRFNKRLTNLDVEGEGIKSYDLRLISLQRDEDPISNKIPSCASAIIAIPGGDKEEFVNDFTAYCEALKVQSQPEENLVYEIKEITQNSLDEASTDSLLCLLQQIPHGVIHMIPGKTSLVETSSNLANIALQNMIINASNRSSDANSMNALIQMQKSIGELFKYSVGTSDSYPPWEPTKSELLDKAQNVYKEIYHKEDAATVIHAGLECSYVVQKYDGKIDCVSIGPTILNPHTGSECLKADTVGTFYNAVTSLIQELFQKNA, from the coding sequence ATGCCAGGAACCGAAGTAGCAAGTGAACTTTTACTTATAAGTAAGACAGAGGAACCTGAACTCAAAATACTTGACGACTTTTTTGAGCCAAAGGCAGTACATGACCATTTTATGGAACTAACAACACGATACCACCCGTCTGGTGAGGAGAATCAAGTTCGTGAGTATGTTATAGAATGTGCCAGAAAGATAGAAGGTGTAGAAGTCATCCATTACGATTCAGAAGCTAAAGATCCCGGAGAAAGAGTGATTGTCCTTCGTAGAAAGGGCTCAGGGGATCATATCAGTGATCCTTATGTCACTCTACAGGCGCACATGGATATGGTATGTTCTCCTGACAAGAATATTTTTCCATTAAAAGTTTTTGGTTATCTTGATAACGAAGGTGCAAAATGGATAAAAGCCGGAGATACTGACAGCATTACTGACCCAAAAAAAGGTACTACCCTGGGTGCAGACGATGGAATTGGAGTAGCAACTATCCTTGCCATTCTGGAGGATAATGATCTCAAAGACTACCCAATTGAGTGTTTTTTTACTGTCCAGGAAGAAACCGACATGGGGGGAGCTGCAAACTTTGATAAAAGCCTCCTGATCGGTAGAAAGTACATAAATGTTGATGCTGAAGTTGTAGATACTATTATTTACGGCAGTGCAGGAGGGTGCAATGTCCGGTATGAAGGAAACCTTGCTTTATCAAGTGTTCCATGTGGCTATACCAATCTGAAATTATCGATTTCAGGGCTTCTTGGAGGACATTCCGGAATCAATATCAATAGTGGAAGGCTCAATGCGATCAAGGTCCTCACTGAAATTCTCATTCGATTTAATAAGCGGCTCACAAATCTTGATGTTGAAGGTGAGGGTATTAAAAGTTATGACCTGCGTCTTATTTCATTGCAAAGGGACGAAGATCCGATCTCAAACAAAATTCCAAGCTGTGCCAGCGCCATAATAGCTATTCCTGGTGGCGATAAGGAAGAATTTGTAAATGATTTCACAGCTTACTGCGAAGCTTTAAAAGTACAGTCTCAGCCAGAGGAGAACTTAGTTTATGAGATTAAAGAAATAACTCAAAACTCTCTTGATGAAGCATCGACAGATTCACTTCTGTGCTTACTTCAGCAGATACCCCACGGAGTCATCCACATGATTCCGGGAAAAACTAGTTTGGTAGAGACCTCAAGCAACCTGGCAAATATCGCCCTGCAAAATATGATTATCAACGCTTCAAATCGCAGCTCGGATGCAAATTCAATGAACGCCCTAATTCAAATGCAAAAATCAATAGGTGAACTCTTCAAGTACTCGGTAGGGACAAGTGATTCCTATCCTCCATGGGAACCAACTAAGTCAGAATTACTTGATAAAGCACAGAATGTGTACAAAGAGATATATCATAAAGAAGACGCAGCCACCGTAATCCATGCAGGCCTTGAATGTAGTTATGTTGTGCAAAAATATGATGGTAAAATAGACTGTGTTTCTATAGGGCCTACTATATTGAACCCTCATACCGGGAGTGAATGCCTTAAGGCAGACACGGTGGGAACTTTCTATAACGCAGTAACCAGTCTTATCCAGGAACTTTTTCAGAAAAATGCATAA
- a CDS encoding glutamate decarboxylase produces MISRKVNLEALDESKKYRVGAYSARYIAKVKEKGIPKYEFPEEGMSPRAAYQLVHDEQSLDGNPFLNLASFVNTWMEPEADKLVMENINKNIIDIFEYPQTDKVIHRNIVNMLGRLFNGHHTEFMGTATAGSSEAIMLGLLAHKWSWKNSGRGTGKPNIIFGNDAHVCWDKFAKYFDVEARKIPIDKDVRTITADAVSKKIDENTICVGCVLGTTFTGEIDPVKDINDLLLKYRKEKGWDIPIHIDAASGGFILPFTEPDFKWDFRLERVKSINVSGHKYGLTYPGLGWLIFRDETDLPEELIFHVNYLGEMEDSYTLNFSGGSAMVVAQYYNVLRFGRAGYTGIMKNILEVSQDLARKVNNLGRFEMLNKGERLPIIAFKQKKETGYSLQQLSYKLREKGWIIPAYCLPENAADIEIMRIVVRENFTLDMAAILVKDIENACQFFENGNKSGTKKSCPSENDMAHIC; encoded by the coding sequence ATGATTTCTAGAAAAGTAAACCTGGAAGCTCTGGATGAGTCCAAAAAGTATCGTGTCGGTGCATACAGTGCCAGATATATCGCAAAGGTCAAAGAAAAAGGAATTCCAAAATATGAGTTCCCTGAAGAAGGAATGAGTCCGAGAGCTGCTTATCAACTGGTGCATGACGAGCAGAGTCTCGACGGTAATCCCTTCCTGAACCTGGCAAGTTTTGTTAACACATGGATGGAACCGGAAGCAGACAAGCTTGTCATGGAAAATATCAATAAAAATATCATAGATATTTTTGAGTATCCTCAAACTGACAAAGTTATTCACAGGAATATTGTGAATATGCTTGGGCGTCTTTTTAATGGGCATCATACCGAATTCATGGGCACTGCAACAGCAGGATCCTCTGAAGCCATAATGCTGGGTTTGCTGGCTCACAAATGGAGCTGGAAAAACTCAGGACGAGGCACAGGCAAGCCAAACATAATTTTCGGAAACGACGCTCACGTTTGCTGGGATAAGTTTGCCAAATACTTTGACGTTGAGGCTAGAAAAATTCCTATAGACAAAGATGTACGTACAATTACGGCAGATGCTGTCTCAAAGAAGATTGACGAGAACACAATTTGTGTTGGTTGCGTTCTGGGAACAACTTTTACAGGAGAAATCGATCCTGTAAAGGACATTAACGATTTGCTTCTGAAATACAGGAAAGAAAAAGGCTGGGACATACCAATCCACATAGACGCTGCAAGTGGCGGCTTCATATTGCCATTTACTGAGCCTGATTTTAAGTGGGACTTCAGGCTGGAAAGAGTAAAATCGATAAACGTTTCAGGACATAAGTACGGATTGACTTATCCTGGCCTCGGCTGGCTGATTTTCCGTGACGAAACTGACCTTCCTGAAGAGTTGATTTTCCATGTAAACTACCTTGGAGAAATGGAAGACTCTTACACTCTTAACTTTTCAGGAGGCAGTGCAATGGTTGTGGCCCAATATTATAATGTTTTAAGATTCGGAAGAGCTGGCTACACCGGAATAATGAAGAACATCCTTGAGGTTTCCCAGGACCTTGCCAGGAAAGTTAACAACTTGGGCCGTTTCGAAATGCTGAACAAAGGAGAAAGGCTTCCTATAATTGCTTTCAAACAAAAAAAGGAAACTGGTTATTCCCTGCAGCAGCTCTCATATAAACTGAGAGAGAAAGGCTGGATAATTCCCGCCTACTGTCTTCCGGAAAATGCGGCAGATATCGAGATAATGCGTATTGTCGTAAGAGAAAATTTCACTTTGGACATGGCAGCAATTCTTGTCAAAGATATTGAAAATGCATGTCAGTTTTTTGAAAATGGTAACAAATCCGGAACAAAAAAATCCTGTCCATCTGAAAATGACATGGCTCATATTTGCTGA